The following coding sequences lie in one Mesorhizobium sp. NZP2298 genomic window:
- the iolB gene encoding 5-deoxy-glucuronate isomerase yields MSKLLVKADKGHGRIAHVTPKSAGWTYVGFDLHRMKPGKSASGKTDDREVCLVFVTGKGAAKAGGKDLGLLGERMSPFEGKPWSVYIPEGSDWSVTADTELELAVCSAPGLGGGLPVRVIGPDDLGQEVRGKGTNTRYVTNILPEGKPADSLLVVEVITPGGHTSSYPPHKHDQDNLPDESYLEETYYHRLNPPQGFAFQRVYTDADKNGHRALDEAMAIEDGDVVLVPKGYHPCAACHGYDLYYLNVMAGPKRTWKFHNAPEHEWLMKT; encoded by the coding sequence ATGTCGAAGCTGCTCGTGAAGGCGGACAAGGGCCATGGCCGCATCGCCCATGTGACGCCGAAAAGCGCTGGCTGGACCTATGTCGGCTTCGACCTGCATCGGATGAAACCAGGCAAAAGCGCCTCGGGAAAGACGGACGATCGCGAGGTCTGCCTGGTGTTCGTCACCGGCAAGGGTGCCGCGAAAGCCGGCGGCAAGGATCTTGGCCTGCTCGGGGAACGCATGTCACCCTTCGAAGGCAAGCCGTGGTCGGTCTATATTCCCGAGGGATCGGACTGGTCGGTAACGGCCGATACCGAATTGGAACTCGCGGTGTGCTCGGCGCCCGGCCTTGGTGGCGGCCTGCCGGTTCGGGTGATCGGGCCGGACGATCTCGGCCAGGAGGTGCGCGGCAAGGGCACCAACACGCGTTACGTCACCAACATCCTGCCGGAAGGCAAGCCGGCGGACTCGCTGCTGGTGGTCGAGGTCATCACGCCCGGCGGCCATACGTCGAGCTACCCGCCGCACAAGCACGACCAGGACAATCTGCCTGATGAATCCTATCTCGAGGAAACCTACTATCACCGCCTCAACCCGCCACAGGGCTTTGCCTTCCAGCGCGTCTACACCGACGCCGACAAGAACGGCCATCGCGCGCTGGACGAAGCCATGGCGATCGAGGATGGCGATGTCGTGCTGGTGCCCAAGGGTTATCACCCCTGCGCCGCCTGCCATGGCTACGATCTCTACTATCTCAACGTCATGGCCGGGCCGAAGCGGACGTGGAAATTCCACAATGCCCCGGAGCACGAATGGTTGATGAAGACCTGA
- a CDS encoding DUF3329 domain-containing protein, whose product MKDSEHPFFRPLWRRVAVVAVCVIWSIIEFATGTPFWGVLALGFAGYGVWQFFYLYKPAEENKATAEPEPKE is encoded by the coding sequence ATGAAAGATTCCGAGCACCCCTTCTTCCGGCCCTTGTGGCGGCGTGTTGCCGTCGTCGCGGTCTGCGTCATCTGGTCGATCATCGAGTTCGCCACCGGCACGCCGTTCTGGGGCGTCCTCGCGCTCGGCTTCGCCGGCTATGGCGTCTGGCAGTTTTTTTATCTGTACAAGCCGGCCGAGGAGAACAAGGCGACGGCCGAGCCCGAACCGAAGGAGTAA
- a CDS encoding DUF1045 domain-containing protein, translating into MRYAIYFTPRQDEPLARIAANWLGRDPFGAATRPVEAVADLAAAEVAFHTASARRYGFHATLKAPFRLAANESETSLRAGLDHFAEATPVVTIPRLVVSQIDSFFALVPEGPLPSLNRFADEVVRDFDRFRAPLTEAEIERRSPDSLKPTEFRNLCQWGYPYVFETFRFHMTLSGRVGPQESPRLRLAIDSLFAEVLQQPVLVDALTLFVETEPGAPFMVLSQHALGRRPARKIA; encoded by the coding sequence ATGCGTTATGCCATCTATTTCACTCCCCGGCAGGACGAACCGCTGGCGCGGATTGCCGCCAATTGGCTGGGCCGCGACCCGTTCGGCGCGGCGACAAGGCCGGTTGAGGCCGTGGCTGATCTGGCGGCGGCGGAAGTTGCCTTCCACACCGCTTCGGCCCGCCGCTATGGCTTCCACGCGACGCTGAAAGCGCCCTTCCGCCTTGCGGCCAACGAGAGCGAGACCTCGCTGCGCGCGGGGCTCGACCATTTTGCCGAGGCGACGCCGGTGGTGACGATACCGCGGCTCGTCGTCAGTCAGATCGACAGCTTCTTCGCGCTGGTTCCTGAGGGACCGTTGCCTTCGCTCAACCGCTTCGCCGACGAGGTCGTGCGCGACTTCGACCGCTTTCGCGCGCCACTGACCGAGGCCGAGATCGAGCGGCGCAGCCCCGATTCGCTGAAGCCGACCGAGTTCCGCAATCTCTGCCAGTGGGGCTACCCCTATGTCTTCGAGACCTTTCGCTTCCACATGACGCTGTCGGGTCGGGTCGGGCCACAGGAAAGCCCCCGTCTTCGCCTAGCAATCGACAGCCTGTTCGCCGAAGTGCTGCAACAACCTGTGCTGGTGGACGCGCTGACGCTGTTTGTCGAAACCGAACCCGGGGCGCCGTTCATGGTGCTTTCCCAGCACGCACTGGGACGCCGACCGGCCAGAAAAATCGCCTGA